Genomic DNA from Cloacibacillus sp.:
TAGCAGAAAACCCGCAAAAAGCATCGCAGACCCAAGCCCCTCCAAAAAGAAGGTGTATTTGATGACCGTGAAAAAGAGTGCCACGGCGCCCTGAACGCCGTCAACGCCGAGGCCGCCCAAAAAGAAGATACGGCTTTTAATGCCTATCCTTCGTCCTACGGCGATGGCAAGCAGCATCATACCAGTCATAATACCGAGGCCGCCTATCTGGATCAGCGCAAGCAATATCATCTGCGAAAGCGCCCCGAACTGCGTCGAGATGTCAACGACGCCGAGGCCTGTGACGCAGACCGCCGAGGTAGACATAAAGAGCGCATCTACCGCGGAAAGCGGCATACGGTACAGCAAATTATTAGAGAGCCATAAGAGAAAGGCTCCCGCCAGTATGACCAGCAGGAACCCTGTAACAATGACTCTTTCAACCTTATATGAGGTATGAAAACGCAATGTCTTCCACTCTTTGCTAAAATTTAGGCAATATTACAGAGCGGCGCGCGCCTTTTCTACAAGCTGCGTGAAGGCGGGTGCGTCGTTCACCGCGAGATCGGCCAGCATCTTGCGGTTAATCGTGATATTCGCTTTCTTGAGGCCGTTGATGAGAGCGCTGTACGCGATGCTGTTCGCACGTGCGGCTGCGTTGATACGGACTATCCACATTCTGCGGAAATCGCGCTTCTTGAGCTTGCGGCCCGCAAAGGCGCTTGTCAGAGCGTGCAGATAAGCTTCGCGCGCGCGGCGATAGACATTCTTTTTACGTCCCCAAAAACCCTTTGTAATGCTGTATAATTTTTTCTGCTTATTGCGGCTGGCGCTTGAACCCTTAACTCGCATTGTATGTCACTCCTTGAATTTTTTTAAATGATTTGCGTCGTCCCTTAGCTTACGCGTAAGGGAGCATCTTCTTGATGTGCGCTTCGATGCCTGTCGGAAGGATACCCTTCTTCTTCAGAGCGCGAAGGCGCTTTGCGTTTTTGCTGATAAGAAGATGTCCGCGGCCGCTCTTCTTGAAGCTGACCTTACCTGATCCCGTTACGGTAAAGCGCTTTTTTGTGGCGGAATGTGTTTTCATTTTAGGCATTGCAATGTTCCTCCTCTAAATTATCTTACCCGTAGGGTAATTTTAAATATTAAATTTTATCGGCGTCGAGCGTGAAGGAGCTTTTCACCTTAGGAGCCTTTACCGCCTGCGCGCCGCCTGCTGCCGGCTGCTGCTTTGCCTCTGCCGCTTCGGCGTCAGACTGCGCTGCGGTTTTCTTTATAGGAAGCTCCGAGTTCGGCGCTATCATTATCCTCATGTAGGCGCCCTCCATGCGGGGCTCCATCTCTATCTTGCCAAAGTCGTCCACTGCCGCCACTACCTTGTTGAGCACCTCACGGCCTCTGTCAAGGAAGGCCATTTCACGGCCGCGGAAGAAAATCGAGACTTTGACGCGATGCCCTGCCGAAAGGAAGGTCTGTATCGCCTTGACCTTGAATTCATAATCGTGCAGGTCTATCTTCGGACGCATCTTTATCTCTTTGACGACCTGATTCTTCTGTTTCTTGCGCGCGTCCTTGTCTCTCTTCTGCTGCTGGAAGCGGAACTTCCCGTAATTCATTATGCGGCATACCGGCGGCGTCGCCTGAGGCGCGACCTCGACTAGGTCAAGTTCTGCTGCTTCAGCCATTTTGAGCGCTTCCTGCGTATTCACCACTCCGCGCTTTGCATTCTGCTCGTCAATAAGGAGAATTTCCGGACACTTGATCTCGGAATTTACGCGCGGTTCGTCTTCCCTGGTATTTGCTATGGTATTGCACCTCCTGATAATTTTTTGATCAAAATAAAAAGGCCCGAATGCATACGAATGCACCGGACCCTACAAAGACTTCTTCGGGGGCGGACCTGACAACAACTTTCATCGGCAGGCGAGAGGCGCATCCTCTGCTTAAAACCCATTGATAACAATCAACTGATGAATAGTAGCACAAGATGCGCCAAATAGCAACCGTTTGTGCAGATTTGGAACGGCGGCTATGAGCAGATATTTCAAGATACAGGCTTACAAAGGTATATTCCCGTGCTTGCGCGCGTGGCGCTCCTTTTTCCTGCCCCAAAACATGCGCAGCGTTTGAATGATTTTTATTCTTGATTCGGCCGGCTCAATAACATCTTCAAATTTTCCAAGCTCCGCCGAACGATAGGGGTTTAAAAATTCTGTCTCATACGCCTGCTTGTATATCTCCCTCGCCGCGGCGGGGTCGGCCGCCTGTTCGATCTCATTTTTATAAAGCACATTCACGGCGGCATCGGGCCCTACCACAGCACGCTCGCAGCTTGGCCATGCAATGACGAAATCCGCCTTCATGTCTATGCTGCACATCGCCGGCGTGGCTCCGCCATAGGACTTCCTGATCGGCATTACGATTTTGGGGACTGTAGCCTCCGCCCACGCATAGAGAAGTTTCGCTCCATGTCTGATGATGCCGTCATGTTCCTGATTGACCCCTGGAAGATATCCGGGGACGTCTACAATCGACAGAAGCGGAATGTTGAAGGCGTCACAGGTTCTGATAAAACGCGCCGCTTTGCAGGAGGCGTTGATGTCAAGACAACCGGCCAAATAGTTGGTTTGACTGGCGACGACGCCGACCGGCA
This window encodes:
- the rplT gene encoding 50S ribosomal protein L20 — its product is MRVKGSSASRNKQKKLYSITKGFWGRKKNVYRRAREAYLHALTSAFAGRKLKKRDFRRMWIVRINAAARANSIAYSALINGLKKANITINRKMLADLAVNDAPAFTQLVEKARAAL
- the rpmI gene encoding 50S ribosomal protein L35; protein product: MPKMKTHSATKKRFTVTGSGKVSFKKSGRGHLLISKNAKRLRALKKKGILPTGIEAHIKKMLPYA
- the infC gene encoding translation initiation factor IF-3, which produces MIRRCNTIANTREDEPRVNSEIKCPEILLIDEQNAKRGVVNTQEALKMAEAAELDLVEVAPQATPPVCRIMNYGKFRFQQQKRDKDARKKQKNQVVKEIKMRPKIDLHDYEFKVKAIQTFLSAGHRVKVSIFFRGREMAFLDRGREVLNKVVAAVDDFGKIEMEPRMEGAYMRIMIAPNSELPIKKTAAQSDAEAAEAKQQPAAGGAQAVKAPKVKSSFTLDADKI